One part of the Arabidopsis thaliana chromosome 4, partial sequence genome encodes these proteins:
- the PBRP gene encoding plant-specific TFIIB-related protein (plant-specific TFIIB-related protein (PBRP); FUNCTIONS IN: RNA polymerase II transcription factor activity, rDNA binding; INVOLVED IN: translational initiation, regulation of transcription, DNA-dependent, transcription initiation; LOCATED IN: plastid outer membrane; EXPRESSED IN: 23 plant structures; EXPRESSED DURING: 13 growth stages; CONTAINS InterPro DOMAIN/s: Transcription factor TFIIB related (InterPro:IPR000812), Transcription factor TFIIB, cyclin-related (InterPro:IPR013150), Cyclin-like (InterPro:IPR011028), Cyclin-related (InterPro:IPR013763), Cyclin (InterPro:IPR006670); BEST Arabidopsis thaliana protein match is: transcription factor IIB (TAIR:AT2G41630.1); Has 1297 Blast hits to 1296 proteins in 319 species: Archae - 504; Bacteria - 1; Metazoa - 214; Fungi - 180; Plants - 140; Viruses - 3; Other Eukaryotes - 255 (source: NCBI BLink).): MKCPYCSSAQGRCTTTSSGRSITECSSCGRVMEERQTQNHHLFHLRAQDTPLCLVTSDLQTAAQPSPEDEEDPFEPTGFITAFSTWSLEPSPIFARSSLSFSGHLAELERTLELASSTSNSNSSTVVVDNLRAYMQIIDVASILGLDCDISEHAFQLFRDCCSATCLRNRSVEALATACLVQAIREAQEPRTLQEISIAANVQQKEIGKYIKILGEALQLSQPINSNSISVHMPRFCTLLQLNKSAQELATHIGEVVINKCFCTRRNPISISAAAIYLACQLEDKRKTQAEICKITGLTERKHFPQPQSPQPAQQLLEPWIHLNLVSWKKTSPLRNQSKLSIIPTNNRKAKKISSQNSDSLGCLELPVS, translated from the exons atgaagTGTCCGTACTGTTCATCGGCGCAGGGACGGTGTACCACCACGAGCTCCGGTAGATCAATAACGGAGTGCTCATCTTGCGGTCGCGTAATGGAAGAACGACAGACGCAAAACCACCACCTCTTCCATCTCCGAGCCCAAGACACTCCTCTCTGCTTAGTCACTTCCGATCTCCAAACGGCGGCGCAACCGTCTCCTGAAGACGAGGAAGATCCGTTCGAACCTACCGGATTCATTACCGCCTTCTCTACCTGGTCCCTCGAGCCAAGCCCGATTTTCGCTCGCTCTTCCCTCTCTTTCTCCGGTCATCTCGCTGAACTCGAACGAACCCTAGAACTCGCTTCGTCAACATCGAATTCGAATTCGTCGACTGTTGTGGTGGATAATCTTAGGGCTTATATGCAGATTATCGATGTGGCATCGATTTTAGGATTGGATTGCGATATCTCTGAGCATGCTTTCCAGTTGTTTAGGGATTGTTGCTCAGCTACTTGCTTGCGAAACAGAAGCGTTGAAGCTTTAGCCACTGCTTGCCTTGTTCAAGCTATTAGGGAGGCTCAAGAACCTAGAACTCTTCAG GAAATCTCCATTGCAGCCAATGTACAGCAGAAGGAAATTGGGAAGTACATCAAGATTTTAGGAGAAGCTCTACAACTAAGTCAACCCATCAACAGTAACTCTATATCAGTTCATATGCCAAGATTCTGTACCCTCCTTCAACTAAACAAATCTGCTCAG GAACTAGCAACACACATTGGAGAAGTTGTGATCAACAAATGCTTCTGCACCCGTAGAAACCCGATCAGCATTTCTGCAGCTGCTATCTATCTGGCATGTCAACTTGAAGACAAGCGAAAGACACAAGCAGAGATATGTAAAATAACCGGACTAACTGAG AGAAAGCATTTCCCACAACCACAATCTCCACAACCCGCTCAACAACTCCTAGAGCCGTGGATCCACCTGAACCTAGTTTCGTGGAAAAAGACAAGCCCTCTGCGAAACCAATCGAAACTTTCGATCATACCTACCAACAACCGAAAGGCAAAGAAGATAAGCAGCCAAAATTCAGACAGCCTTGGCTGTTTGGAACTGCCAGTGTCATGA
- the PBRP gene encoding plant-specific TFIIB-related protein (plant-specific TFIIB-related protein (PBRP); FUNCTIONS IN: RNA polymerase II transcription factor activity, rDNA binding; INVOLVED IN: translational initiation, regulation of transcription, DNA-dependent, transcription initiation; LOCATED IN: plastid outer membrane; EXPRESSED IN: 23 plant structures; EXPRESSED DURING: 13 growth stages; CONTAINS InterPro DOMAIN/s: Transcription factor TFIIB related (InterPro:IPR000812), Transcription factor TFIIB, cyclin-related (InterPro:IPR013150), Cyclin-like (InterPro:IPR011028), Cyclin-related (InterPro:IPR013763), Cyclin (InterPro:IPR006670); BEST Arabidopsis thaliana protein match is: transcription factor IIB (TAIR:AT2G41630.1); Has 1560 Blast hits to 1559 proteins in 341 species: Archae - 524; Bacteria - 1; Metazoa - 239; Fungi - 259; Plants - 166; Viruses - 3; Other Eukaryotes - 368 (source: NCBI BLink).) encodes MKCPYCSSAQGRCTTTSSGRSITECSSCGRVMEERQTQNHHLFHLRAQDTPLCLVTSDLQTAAQPSPEDEEDPFEPTGFITAFSTWSLEPSPIFARSSLSFSGHLAELERTLELASSTSNSNSSTVVVDNLRAYMQIIDVASILGLDCDISEHAFQLFRDCCSATCLRNRSVEALATACLVQAIREAQEPRTLQEISIAANVQQKEIGKYIKILGEALQLSQPINSNSISVHMPRFCTLLQLNKSAQELATHIGEVVINKCFCTRRNPISISAAAIYLACQLEDKRKTQAEICKITGLTEVTLRKVYKELLENWDDLLPSNYTPAVPPEKAFPTTTISTTRSTTPRAVDPPEPSFVEKDKPSAKPIETFDHTYQQPKGKEDKQPKFRQPWLFGTASVMNPAEMISEPAKPNAMDYEKQQLDKQQQQQLGDKETLPIYLRDHNPFPSNPSPSTGISTINWSFRPSVVPGSSSNLPVIHPPKLPPGYAEIRGSGSRNADNPHGDF; translated from the exons atgaagTGTCCGTACTGTTCATCGGCGCAGGGACGGTGTACCACCACGAGCTCCGGTAGATCAATAACGGAGTGCTCATCTTGCGGTCGCGTAATGGAAGAACGACAGACGCAAAACCACCACCTCTTCCATCTCCGAGCCCAAGACACTCCTCTCTGCTTAGTCACTTCCGATCTCCAAACGGCGGCGCAACCGTCTCCTGAAGACGAGGAAGATCCGTTCGAACCTACCGGATTCATTACCGCCTTCTCTACCTGGTCCCTCGAGCCAAGCCCGATTTTCGCTCGCTCTTCCCTCTCTTTCTCCGGTCATCTCGCTGAACTCGAACGAACCCTAGAACTCGCTTCGTCAACATCGAATTCGAATTCGTCGACTGTTGTGGTGGATAATCTTAGGGCTTATATGCAGATTATCGATGTGGCATCGATTTTAGGATTGGATTGCGATATCTCTGAGCATGCTTTCCAGTTGTTTAGGGATTGTTGCTCAGCTACTTGCTTGCGAAACAGAAGCGTTGAAGCTTTAGCCACTGCTTGCCTTGTTCAAGCTATTAGGGAGGCTCAAGAACCTAGAACTCTTCAG GAAATCTCCATTGCAGCCAATGTACAGCAGAAGGAAATTGGGAAGTACATCAAGATTTTAGGAGAAGCTCTACAACTAAGTCAACCCATCAACAGTAACTCTATATCAGTTCATATGCCAAGATTCTGTACCCTCCTTCAACTAAACAAATCTGCTCAG GAACTAGCAACACACATTGGAGAAGTTGTGATCAACAAATGCTTCTGCACCCGTAGAAACCCGATCAGCATTTCTGCAGCTGCTATCTATCTGGCATGTCAACTTGAAGACAAGCGAAAGACACAAGCAGAGATATGTAAAATAACCGGACTAACTGAGGTAACTCTACGCAAAGTCTATAAAGAACTGCTAGAGAATTGGGACGATCTACTTCCATCTAACTACACACCAGCTGTGCCACCAGAGAAAGCATTTCCCACAACCACAATCTCCACAACCCGCTCAACAACTCCTAGAGCCGTGGATCCACCTGAACCTAGTTTCGTGGAAAAAGACAAGCCCTCTGCGAAACCAATCGAAACTTTCGATCATACCTACCAACAACCGAAAGGCAAAGAAGATAAGCAGCCAAAATTCAGACAGCCTTGGCTGTTTGGAACTGCCAGTGTCATGAACCCAGCGGAGATGATAAGCGAGCCAGCAAAACCTAATGCTATGGACTATGAAAAGCAACAACTCGAtaagcagcagcagcagcagctagGCGATAAGGAAACATTGCCTATATATCTAAGAGACCATAACCCATTCCCTTCAAATCCATCTCCATCTACAGGTATCAGCACAATCAATTGGTCATTCCGACCATCTGTTGTCCCCGGATCTTCCAGCAACTTGCCTGTTATTCATCCCCCAAAACTACCTCCGGGTTATGCTGAGATTAGAGGTAGTGGAAGCAGGAATGCTGATAATCCCCATGGAGACTTCTAG
- a CDS encoding polyol transporter, putative (DUF1195) (Protein of unknown function (DUF1195); CONTAINS InterPro DOMAIN/s: Protein of unknown function DUF1195 (InterPro:IPR010608); BEST Arabidopsis thaliana protein match is: Protein of unknown function (DUF1195) (TAIR:AT5G65650.1); Has 67 Blast hits to 67 proteins in 15 species: Archae - 0; Bacteria - 0; Metazoa - 0; Fungi - 0; Plants - 67; Viruses - 0; Other Eukaryotes - 0 (source: NCBI BLink).): MKEDDALPTTTTTGTATGTAMANSKKESSDSVLFGRGRYKFWAFAAILLLAFWSMFTGTVTLRLSTGNLNRLSEDLGIPNYDNLDVLEMEEREKVVKHMWDVYTNSRRIKLPRFWQEAFVAAYEELTSDVPGVREAAIGEIAKMSARSITLDPPPSRSMSARDLGRNLKRILHKPAASS, translated from the exons ATGAAGGAGGACGATGCATTgccgacgacgacgacgactgGTACGGCGACGGGAACAGCTATGGCGAATTCGAAGAAGGAAAGCTCTGACTCGGTCTTGTTTGGAAGAGGTCGATATAAGTTCTGGGCGTTTGCTGCGATTTTGCTTTTGGCTTTTTGGTCGATGTTTACTGGCACCGTCACTCTCCGGTTATCTACCGGGAATCTGAACCGGTTATCGGAAGATCTAGGGATTCCGAACTACGATAATCTCGACGTTCTG GAAAtggaggagagagagaaagtggtGAAGCATATGTGGGATGTGTATACTAATAGTCGTCGGATCAAATTGCCTAGATTTTGGCAAGAGGCTTTTGTTGCTGCTTATGAAGAACTCACTAGTGATGTGCCTGGGGTTAGAGAAGCTGCTATTGGTGAAATCGCCAAGATGTCGGCGCGGTCGATCACTCTTGATCCACCTCCTTCTAGATCAATG AGTGCAAGGGATTTGGGAAGAAACTTGAAGAGAATTCTACACAAGCCAGCAGCTAGTAGCTGA
- a CDS encoding Tetratricopeptide repeat (TPR)-like superfamily protein (Tetratricopeptide repeat (TPR)-like superfamily protein; CONTAINS InterPro DOMAIN/s: Pentatricopeptide repeat (InterPro:IPR002885); BEST Arabidopsis thaliana protein match is: Tetratricopeptide repeat (TPR)-like superfamily protein (TAIR:AT2G18520.1); Has 31603 Blast hits to 11701 proteins in 258 species: Archae - 3; Bacteria - 12; Metazoa - 242; Fungi - 164; Plants - 30323; Viruses - 0; Other Eukaryotes - 859 (source: NCBI BLink).) has protein sequence MASSRISLRLVRRFASAAADGTTTAPSSGKISVSKAKSTLRKEHDPDKALKIYANVSDHSASPVSSRYAQELTVRRLAKCRRFSDIETLIESHKNDPKIKEEPFYSTLIRSYGQASMFNHAMRTFEQMDQYGTPRSAVSFNALLNACLHSKNFDKVPQLFDEIPQRYNKIIPDKISYGILIKSYCDSGTPEKAIEIMRQMQGKGMEVTTIAFTTILSSLYKKGELEVADNLWNEMVKKGCELDNAAYNVRIMSAQKESPERVKELIEEMSSMGLKPDTISYNYLMTAYCERGMLDEAKKVYEGLEGNNCAPNAATFRTLIFHLCYSRLYEQGYAIFKKSVYMHKIPDFNTLKHLVVGLVENKKRDDAKGLIRTVKKKFPPSFLNAWKKLEEELGLYSKTDAFPSSAKEAAAA, from the coding sequence ATGGCTTCTTCTCGTATTTCTCTCCGCCTTGTTCGCCGATTTGCCTCAGCCGCCGCTGACGGTACGACCACCGCTCCCTCTTCAGGCAAAATCTCTGTCTCCAAAGCTAAGTCCACTCTCCGGAAAGAACACGATCCCGACAAAGCTCTTAAGATCTACGCCAATGTCTCCGATCACTCAGCCTCTCCTGTTTCATCTCGCTACGCCCAAGAGCTCACTGTTCGTCGCCTCGCCAAGTGTCGCCGTTTCTCAGACatcgaaaccctaattgaaTCCCACAAAAATGAtcccaaaatcaaagaagaaccTTTCTACTCTACGCTTATCAGATCTTACGGCCAAGCCTCTATGTTTAATCACGCCATGAGAACCTTCGAGCAGATGGATCAATACGGCACACCCAGATCAGCTGTTTCCTTCAACGCCTTGCTCAACGCTTGTCTCCATTCCAAGAATTTCGATAAAGTCCCCCAACTGTTCGACGAAATTCCTCAGAGGTACAATAAGATCATCCCTGACAAAATCTCTTACGGTATATTGATTAAGTCATACTGTGACTCTGGTACCCCTGAAAAAGCCATTGAGATTATGAGACAGATGCAAGGTAAAGGCATGGAAGTTACTACCATTGCTTTCACCACCATTTTGAGTTCATTGTATAAGAAAGGTGAGCTCGAGGTAGCTGATAACTTGTGGAATGAGATGGTGAAGAAAGGCTGTGAATTGGATAATGCAGCGTATAATGTTCGTATAATGAGTGCTCAAAAGGAAAGCCCTGAAAGAGTTAAGGAGTTGATTGAAGAAATGAGTAGTATGGGATTGAAACCTGATACGATTAGCTATAACTATCTTATGACTGCGTATTGTGAGAGAGGAATGTTGGACGAAGCTAAGAAAGTGTATGAAGGACTTGAAGGTAACAACTGTGCTCCCAACGCAGCTACTTTTAGGACATTGATATTTCATCTTTGTTATAGCCGATTGTACGAGCAAGGCTATGCGATCTTCAAGAAGAGTGTGTATATGCACAAGATTCCAGATTTCAACACTTTGAAGCATTTGGTTGTGGGATTGGTGgagaacaagaaaagagatgacGCTAAAGGGTTGATTAGAacggtgaagaagaaattcCCTCCGAGTTTCTTGAATGCGTGGAAGAAACTCGAGGAGGAACTCGGGCTGTATTCAAAAACCGATGCTTTTCCATCTTCTGCAAAAGAGGCTGCTGCTGCTTAA
- the PMT6 gene encoding Major facilitator superfamily protein (Major facilitator superfamily protein; FUNCTIONS IN: carbohydrate transmembrane transporter activity, sugar:hydrogen symporter activity; INVOLVED IN: transport, transmembrane transport; LOCATED IN: integral to membrane, membrane; EXPRESSED IN: 19 plant structures; EXPRESSED DURING: 10 growth stages; CONTAINS InterPro DOMAIN/s: Sugar transporter, conserved site (InterPro:IPR005829), Major facilitator superfamily (InterPro:IPR020846), General substrate transporter (InterPro:IPR005828), Sugar/inositol transporter (InterPro:IPR003663), Major facilitator superfamily, general substrate transporter (InterPro:IPR016196); BEST Arabidopsis thaliana protein match is: Major facilitator superfamily protein (TAIR:AT2G18480.1); Has 44203 Blast hits to 43606 proteins in 2595 species: Archae - 767; Bacteria - 24504; Metazoa - 5461; Fungi - 8681; Plants - 2771; Viruses - 2; Other Eukaryotes - 2017 (source: NCBI BLink).), translating into MADQISGEKPAGVNRFALQCAIVASIVSIIFGYDTGVMSGAMVFIEEDLKTNDVQIEVLTGILNLCALVGSLLAGRTSDIIGRRYTIVLASILFMLGSILMGWGPNYPVLLSGRCTAGLGVGFALMVAPVYSAEIATASHRGLLASLPHLCISIGILLGYIVNYFFSKLPMHIGWRLMLGIAAVPSLVLAFGILKMPESPRWLIMQGRLKEGKEILELVSNSPEEAELRFQDIKAAAGIDPKCVDDVVKMEGKKTHGEGVWKELILRPTPAVRRVLLTALGIHFFQHASGIEAVLLYGPRIFKKAGITTKDKLFLVTIGVGIMKTTFIFTATLLLDKVGRRKLLLTSVGGMVIALTMLGFGLTMAQNAGGKLAWALVLSIVAAYSFVAFFSIGLGPITWVYSSEVFPLKLRAQGASLGVAVNRVMNATVSMSFLSLTSAITTGGAFFMFAGVAAVAWNFFFFLLPETKGKSLEEIEALFQRDGDKVRGENGAA; encoded by the exons ATGGCCGATCAAATCTCCGGCGAGAAGCCGGCCGGAGTTAATAGATTCGCTCTTCAATGTGCTATCGTCGCCTCCATCGTCTCCATCATCTTTGGTTACG ATACTGGTGTTATGAGTGGAGCGATGGTGTTTatagaagaagatttgaagaCAAACGACGTTCAAATAGAAGTTCTCACTGGAATTCTCAACCTTTGTGCCCTTGTCGGATCATTGCTCGCCGGAAGAACGTCGGACATAATCGGACGGCGTTACACAATCGTCTTGGCCTCAATACTATTCATGTTAGGCTCAATATTGATGGGTTGGGGTCCGAATTATCCGGTTCTCCTATCCGGTAGATGCACCGCTGGACTCGGAGTCGGTTTTGCTCTGATGGTTGCTCCGGTTTACTCTGCCGAGATCGCAACTGCTTCACATAGAGGACTCTTAGCTTCTCTTCCTCACCTTTGTATCAGTATAGGGATTTTACTAGGTTATATCGTGAATTACTTCTTCTCCAAGTTACCTATGCATATCGGTTGGAGACTCATGCTCGGTATAGCCGCGGTTCCGTCCCTAGTGCTAGCGTTCGGGATCTTGAAAATGCCGGAATCTCCACGGTGGTTGATTATGCAAGGCCGTCTTAAGGAAGGCAAGGAGATATTGGAATTGGTATCTAATTCCCCTGAAGAAGCAGAACTCCGCTTTCAAGACATCAAAGCTGCTGCGGGAATCGACCCGAAATGCGTAGACGATGTTGTGAAAATGGAGGGTAAGAAGACTCATGGTGAAGGAGTGTGGAAAGAGCTCATTCTAAGACCAACTCCTGCAGTGAGACGTGTTCTTTTAACTGCTCTTGGGATTCATTTCTTCCAACACGCCTCCGGAATCGAAGCAGTGCTTTTATACGGTCCGAGGATCTTTAAGAAAGCAGGAATCACGACTAAAGACAAGCTTTTCTTGGTTACTATCGGTGTCGGAATCATGAAAACGACGTTTATTTTCACTGCGACTTTATTGTTAGACAAGGTAGGTCGAAGGAAGCTTTTGTTGACCAGCGTTGGAGGAATGGTCATTGCGTTGACAATGTTGGGATTTGGGCTTACAATGGCCCAAAATGCTGGCGGGAAATTAGCGTGGGCTTTAGTACTGAGCATAGTTGCGGCTTATAGTTTCGTGGCGTTTTTCTCTATTGGGCTCGGCCCAATAACTTGGGTCTACAGTTCTGAGGTTTTCCCGTTGAAGCTTAGGGCACAAGGAGCGAGTCTCGGCGTTGCGGTGAACAGAGTAATGAACGCCACCGTGTCGATGTCGTTTTTGTCGTTGACTAGTGCGATAACCACCGGTGGAGCTTTCTTTATGTTCGCCGGAGTTGCGGCAGTGGCGTggaatttcttcttcttcctcttgccGGAGACGAAAGGAAAATCACTTGAAGAAATCGAAGCGCTTTTTCAAAGAGACGGTGATAAAGTACGCGGCGAAAACGGTGCAGCTTAG